Proteins from a single region of Hordeum vulgare subsp. vulgare chromosome 6H, MorexV3_pseudomolecules_assembly, whole genome shotgun sequence:
- the LOC123405263 gene encoding calcium-transporting ATPase 7, plasma membrane-type-like, giving the protein MQHMPMDTVIRVDDGKGNGESFKFLVKEKRQDCFLRMGGGACIAAKLQSHPEHGICGEIADVRRRKEVFGENKYQKPAETSNSFFNHLCDALRDVVLVALLVCAAVDLGFGIKEHRLKYVLYGVGIFLAVLLVSAVTAVIGHTQAKWDDKLAAESANIDVTVVRAARRQEVSILDIVVGDVVILKAGDAVPADGVFLTGHGLRVDESSITCEPQPIEIDDKKYPFLASGVKVIAGYGRMVVTAVGTDTSWGELMKIEADDPKPLQERLEGLSLTIGKISVAVAAVTFTVRHFTSSTAKLPLLDNSIPLPLPLAVTLMLTFYMMRMVKDNALVHRLSALETMASVTVICTDKTGTLTLNQMKVTELWVGTDRVKDTTAIASGVVSLLCQGAGLNTTGSVYRPDCLLPPEISGSPMEKALLSWAVAYLGMDAEELKRSCEVLHVEAFHSVKKRSRAITMDNTTGKVVAHWKGAAEVVLANCSMYMDMDGAAHELGVKQMKKLEKVINDMAVVGLGCIAFAYKQVNGTEQTNIDDEEGLTLLGLVGLKDPCRPEVKAAVEACTKAGVIVQMLTGDNILTARAIAKECGVISSSDLNGVVMEGQEFRAMSAAQQLEVVDKIRIMARFRPLDKLVLVRRLKQKGHVVAVTGDSTNDSLALKEADVMLSMGVQGTDVTKDTIILNDVFGTVVMAIRWGRCAYNNFLRFVQFHLTVNGVAIVVNFVSAITTGDAPLTTVQLIMWVNLVMGTLSALAVATDKPADALMDRPPISRTAPLISRAMWRNLAAQAAFQIAVLLALQYCGRDVFGTDGKANGKANGTMIFNVFVLCQVLNEFNAREVENKNVFAGVLKSTTFLVVIGVALVLQVLMVEVLARFAGTESMGLVQWSVCVAIAALSWPIGWAVKFIPAVPVDSLTRLP; this is encoded by the coding sequence ATGCAGCACATGCCGATGGACACAGTAATAAGGGTCGACGACGGCAAGGGCAACGGCGAATCCTTCAAGTTCCTTGTCAAGGAGAAGCGACAGGACTGCTTCCTCCGCATGGGCGGCGGTGCCTGCATCGCCGCCAAGCTCCAGTCCCACCCGGAGCACGGTATCTGCGGGGAAATCGCCGACGTGCGCCGTCGCAAGGAGGTGTTCGGCGAGAACAAGTACCAGAAGCCGGCCGAGACCAGCAACAGCTTCTTCAACCACTTGTGCGACGCGCTCAGGGACGTCGTCCTCGTCGCGCTCCTCGTCTGCGCCGCCGTCGACCTCGGCTTCGGCATCAAGGAGCACCGCCTCAAGTACGTGTTGTACGGCGTGGGCATCTTCCTCGCCGTGCTCCTCGTCTCCGCCGTGACTGCGGTCATCGGCCACACCCAAGCCAAGTGGGACGACAAGCTCGCGGCCGAGTCCGCCAACATCGACGTCACCGTCGTCCGCGCCGCCCGGAGGCAGGAGGTTTCCATACTCGACATCGTCGTCGGTGACGTGGTGATACTGAAGGCCGGCGACGCCGTGCCCGCGGACGGGGTGTTCCTGACGGGGCACGGCCTTCGGGTAGACGAGTCGAGCATTACCTGCGAGCCCCAGCCGATCGAGATCGACGACAAGAAGTACCCCTTCCTCGCCTCTGGCGTGAAGGTAATTGCTGGCTACGGCCGGATGGTTGTCACCGCCGTTGGCACCGACACCTCGTGGGGCGAGCTGATGAAAATCGAGGCCGATGACCCGAAGCCGCTCCAGGAGCGCCTCGAGGGGCTCTCCTTGACCATCGGCAAAATCAGCGTCGCCGTCGCGGCGGTCACCTTCACGGTGCGCCACTTCACCAGCAGCACGGCGAAGCTGCCGTTGTTGGACAACAGCATCCCGCTCCCGCTCCCTCTCGCGGTGACGCTGATGCTCACCTTCTACATGATGCGGATGGTGAAGGATAACGCGCTGGTGCACCGTCTATCGGCGTTGGAGACGATGGCGTCGGTCACAGTCATCTGCACCGACAAGACCGGAACGCTCACGTTGAACCAGATGAAGGTGACCGAGCTCTGGGTCGGTACTGACCGGGTTAAAGACACCACGGCAATCGCCTCCGGCGTCGTTAGCTTGCTCTGCCAGGGAGCCGGGCTCAACACCACCGGAAGCGTATACAGGCCCGACTGCCTGTTGCCGCCGGAGATATCGGGCAGCCCGATGGAGAAGGCGCTACTGTCATGGGCCGTGGCGTACCTCGGCATGGACGCCGAGGAACTGAAGAGGAGCTGCGAGGTCCTGCATGTCGAGGCATTCCACTCCGTCAAGAAGCGCAGCCGCGCCATTACCATGGACAACACCACGGGTAAGGTGGTTGCGCACTGGAAAGgtgccgcagaggtggtcctggcGAATTGCTCGATGTACATGGACATGGACGGAGCGGCGCACGAACTTGGCGTCAAGCAGATGAAGAagcttgagaaggtcatcaacgatATGGCGGTGGTCGGCCTCGGGTGTATCGCCTTCGCCTACAAGCAGGTCAACGGCACCGAGCAAACGAATATCGACGACGAGGAGGGTCTGACGTTGCTGGGCTTGGTCGGGTTGAAAGACCCGTGCCGACCAGAGGTTAAGGCCGCCGTTGAAGCATGCACCAAGGCGGGTGTCATCGTCCAGATGCTCACCGGCGACAACATCCTCACGGCCCGCGCGATCGCCAAGGAATGCGGCGTCATATCCAGCAGCGACCTCAACGGCGTCGTCATGGAGGGACAGGAGTTCCGGGCCATGTCGGCGGCGCAGCAGCTGGAGGTGGTGGACAAGATCCGTATCATGGCGAGGTTCCGTCCCTTGGACAAGCTGGTGCTGGTGAGGCGGCTGAAGCAGAAGGGACACGTGGTGGCCGTGACCGGCGACAGTACCAACGACTCGCTGGCGCTCAAGGAGGCCGACGTGATGCTGTCCATGGGCGTCCAAGGCACCGATGTCACCAAGGACACCATCATCCTCAACGACGTGTTCGGCACAGTGGTGATGGCCATCCGTTGGGGGCGCTGCGCCTACAACAACTTCCTGAGGTTCGTCCAGTTCCACCTCACCGTCAACGGCGTGGCCATCGTCGTCAACTTCGTGTCCGCAATCACCACGGGCGATGCTCCGCTGACCACCGTGCAGCTCATCATGTGGGTGAACCTGGTGATGGGCACCTTGAGCGCGCTGGCGGTGGCCACGGACAAGCCCGCGGACGCGCTCATGGACCGCCCGCCCATCTCACGCACGGCGCCGCTCATCAGCAGAGCCATGTGGCGCAACCTCGCCGCGCAGGCGGCGTTCCAGATAGCCGTGCTGCTGGCGCTCCAGTACTGTGGCCGTGATGTCTTCGGCACCGACGGCAAGGCCAACGGCAAGGCCAACGGCACCATGATTTTCAACGTGTTCGTTCTGTGCCAAGTGTTGAACGAGTTCAACGCGAGGGAGGTAGAAAACAAGAACGTCTTCGCCGGGGTGCTCAAGAGCACGACGTTCCTCGTCGTCATCGGCGTGGCGCTCGTGCTACAGGTGCTGATGGTCGAGGTCCTCGCCAGGTTCGCCGGCACCGAGAGTATGGGCTTGGTGCAGTGGAGTGTCTGCGTTGCCATCGCCGCCTTGTCATGGCCCATCGGCTGGGCCGTCAAGTTCATCCCCGCCGTGCCGGTTGACAGCTTGACACGCCTACCTTAG